One Fundidesulfovibrio magnetotacticus genomic window carries:
- a CDS encoding HAD family hydrolase: protein MRARKVEPTLVPQGVKGVIFDCDGVLVDSKDSNRMFYNIIRGRLGMLPMTPEEEDFVHANAVFISIAHIVPQERLAEAEAARKEIDYSELIPFTFLEPGLTEFLDTLREWGVRLGVNTNRTNSMEMLLENFELTDYFFPVVTAGNVKHPKPNPEGVHRILREWNLTRHDVAFIGDSDVDEATARAAGVPFWAYKNPSLAAHLHVSSFEALREGFRMRLERA from the coding sequence ATGCGCGCGCGCAAGGTGGAGCCGACCCTCGTGCCCCAGGGCGTGAAGGGCGTGATTTTCGACTGCGACGGCGTCCTGGTGGATTCCAAGGATTCCAACAGGATGTTCTACAACATCATCCGCGGCAGGCTGGGCATGCTGCCCATGACGCCCGAGGAAGAGGACTTCGTGCACGCCAACGCGGTGTTCATCTCCATCGCGCACATCGTGCCCCAGGAGCGCCTGGCCGAGGCCGAGGCCGCCCGCAAGGAGATCGACTACTCCGAGCTGATCCCCTTCACCTTTCTGGAGCCCGGCCTGACGGAGTTCCTGGACACCCTGCGCGAGTGGGGCGTCCGCCTGGGCGTGAACACCAACCGCACCAACTCCATGGAAATGCTCCTGGAGAACTTCGAGCTCACGGACTACTTCTTCCCGGTGGTCACCGCAGGCAACGTGAAGCATCCAAAACCCAATCCCGAAGGCGTGCACCGCATCCTGCGCGAATGGAATCTCACGCGCCACGACGTGGCCTTCATAGGCGACAGCGATGTGGACGAGGCCACCGCCAGGGCCGCTGGAGTGCCCTTCTGGGCCTACAAGAACCCGTCATTGGCCGCGCACCTGCACGTTTCGAGCTTCGAGGCCCTGCGGGAGGGCTTCCGCATGCGCCTTGAGCGCGCCTGA
- the tatA gene encoding twin-arginine translocase TatA/TatE family subunit has translation MFGLGFWELLIILIVVLLFFGSNKLPELGRGLGKAIREFRGSTSDKDAVERKNGPDDSRKS, from the coding sequence ATGTTCGGTCTGGGCTTCTGGGAACTGCTGATCATCCTCATCGTCGTCCTGCTGTTCTTCGGAAGCAACAAGCTCCCCGAGTTGGGACGCGGCCTGGGCAAGGCCATCCGCGAATTCCGGGGCTCCACCTCGGACAAGGACGCCGTGGAGCGCAAGAACGGACCGGACGACTCCCGCAAGAGCTAA